From the genome of Variovorax sp. RA8, one region includes:
- a CDS encoding hydroxyacid dehydrogenase, whose product MGRAVVLCTLPLSAAGQHMLSAAADIVVAPNPDAETMRGMVGDADVLVVRTHLPADLFERPHRLIGVVRHGAGLDMIPVAAATAQNIPVANVPGANAQSVAEYCVGSFIALARRFGAMDRDLRTQGWAAARGHCAGAGELAGKTVGIVGVGAIGTALARICHYGFGMRVLGYQPSTRALPEFVERAELNDLLDASDFVSLHCPLTPETTHLFDAARLARMKPSAFLVNAARGEVTDEAALARALAEGRVRGAAIDVFSRQPLARDHPFLALDNVILTPHAAALTRESVDRMSLEAVRQVFQLVAGTPPDHLVNPEVWPRRRRWTGPSAGLQKEATP is encoded by the coding sequence ATGGGCAGAGCGGTCGTCCTGTGCACCCTGCCCTTGTCGGCGGCAGGCCAGCACATGCTCAGCGCCGCCGCCGACATCGTCGTGGCGCCCAACCCAGATGCCGAAACGATGCGCGGCATGGTCGGCGACGCCGACGTGCTGGTGGTGCGTACCCATTTGCCTGCGGACCTGTTCGAGCGCCCGCACCGCCTCATCGGCGTCGTGCGACACGGCGCTGGACTCGACATGATCCCTGTCGCCGCCGCGACCGCGCAGAACATCCCGGTGGCCAACGTACCCGGTGCGAACGCGCAGTCGGTGGCCGAATACTGCGTCGGCAGCTTCATAGCGCTGGCGCGCCGGTTCGGCGCCATGGACCGCGATCTACGTACGCAGGGCTGGGCGGCGGCGCGCGGGCATTGCGCCGGCGCGGGCGAGCTCGCTGGCAAAACCGTAGGCATCGTCGGCGTCGGCGCCATCGGCACGGCGTTGGCCCGCATCTGCCATTACGGCTTCGGCATGCGTGTGCTCGGCTATCAGCCCTCGACGCGCGCCTTGCCCGAGTTTGTGGAGCGCGCCGAGTTGAACGACCTGCTGGATGCGAGCGACTTCGTGTCGCTGCACTGCCCGCTGACGCCCGAGACCACGCATCTCTTTGACGCCGCCCGCCTGGCGCGAATGAAGCCCTCGGCCTTCCTCGTCAATGCAGCACGCGGTGAGGTCACCGACGAGGCTGCGCTGGCCCGGGCATTGGCCGAGGGCCGAGTGCGCGGCGCGGCGATCGATGTGTTCAGCCGGCAGCCGCTTGCGCGCGACCATCCCTTTCTCGCACTCGACAACGTGATCCTGACACCGCACGCAGCCGCGCTCACGCGCGAAAGCGTGGACCGCATGAGCCTCGAGGCGGTGCGACAGGTCTTCCAACTGGTGGCGGGCACACCGCCCGACCACCTGGTCAATCCCGAGGTCTGGCCGCGGCGACGCCGCTGGACCGGCCCGTCCGCCGGTCTCCAGAAAGAGGCAACTCCATGA
- a CDS encoding mandelate racemase/muconate lactonizing enzyme family protein, with amino-acid sequence MKITDVITHQLVVDVDEPFTSARGWYYKTKGALVVEIVTDEGITGWGDCYGPAAVNKTIVDTLLKPSLIGRDPFDVEVIWEALYNKVKDYGLTGMTICSISGIDIALWDIVGKAVNKPIHKLIGGCFRPKLQAYATGLYFKNMDRLNEEAVEEARGYVAEGFTAIKMKIGLGSLIRDIDRVAAVRDAIGNDIKLMVDANHSFNVPQAINMGRELEKLGVYWFEEPISPEDLDGYVEVSRRLDMAVAGGENEFAKYSFRAILEKRAMDIVQPSVCAAGGITEAKKIAALAQAHSVQCVPHCWGTAIGLAATMHFLASLPDSPPCLVPVPPMLEYEQTFNPFRDELSRTKLTHEGGVVTVPTGPGLGIDVDRTVLDRYRVR; translated from the coding sequence ATGAAAATCACCGATGTCATCACCCACCAGCTCGTCGTCGACGTAGACGAACCCTTCACCTCCGCGCGCGGCTGGTACTACAAGACCAAAGGCGCTTTGGTCGTCGAGATCGTCACCGATGAGGGGATCACCGGCTGGGGCGACTGCTACGGGCCGGCGGCGGTCAACAAGACCATCGTTGATACCCTGCTCAAGCCCTCGCTGATCGGGCGCGACCCCTTCGATGTCGAAGTGATCTGGGAGGCGCTCTACAACAAGGTGAAGGACTATGGCTTGACCGGCATGACGATCTGCTCCATCAGCGGCATCGACATCGCGCTGTGGGACATCGTCGGCAAGGCCGTCAACAAGCCCATTCACAAGCTGATCGGCGGCTGCTTCCGTCCGAAACTGCAAGCCTATGCGACGGGCCTGTACTTCAAGAACATGGACCGCCTCAACGAGGAGGCGGTCGAGGAAGCGCGTGGCTACGTGGCCGAAGGCTTCACCGCCATCAAGATGAAGATCGGCCTGGGATCGCTGATCCGCGACATCGATCGCGTGGCCGCGGTGCGCGACGCCATCGGCAACGACATCAAGCTGATGGTGGATGCAAACCACAGCTTCAATGTGCCGCAGGCCATCAACATGGGTCGCGAACTTGAAAAGCTGGGTGTCTACTGGTTCGAGGAGCCCATTTCCCCCGAGGATCTCGACGGCTACGTCGAGGTCTCGCGCCGACTGGACATGGCCGTGGCCGGCGGCGAGAACGAATTCGCGAAGTACAGCTTCCGCGCCATCCTTGAGAAGCGCGCCATGGACATCGTGCAGCCCAGCGTCTGCGCGGCCGGTGGCATCACCGAAGCCAAGAAGATCGCCGCGCTGGCGCAGGCCCACTCGGTGCAGTGCGTTCCGCATTGCTGGGGAACGGCCATCGGGCTTGCCGCGACGATGCACTTCCTGGCGTCCCTTCCGGACAGCCCGCCGTGCCTCGTGCCGGTGCCGCCCATGCTCGAATACGAGCAGACCTTCAATCCGTTTCGCGACGAACTGAGTCGCACCAAGCTCACGCACGAGGGTGGCGTTGTCACCGTGCCCACCGGTCCGGGCCTGGGCATCGACGTCGACCGGACGGTGCTCGACCGCTACCGGGTCCGCTGA
- a CDS encoding GntR family transcriptional regulator, translated as MNDKTRKSILPSPSLGSFRQQGVPKYLQLRTALARQISGGEWEAGGKLPPEEKLVTMSGLSLGTVQRALRLLVDDGLLVRKQGMGTFVAAGSAPMNAPFYHCRFVDDSGELLTLYSKVLRRAKAPATGPWSAHIGGAQVQCIERLFSIANEFSIYVNLYFDPERLPILSTLPLEQLNGVNFKGLLSREFQLPVTRFAENLSVRFFPDAVCKAIKVPRRTSGGVMEIVAYDSGGQAVYFQELYIPPNSRRLLVSP; from the coding sequence ATGAACGACAAGACAAGGAAGAGCATCCTCCCCAGCCCCAGCCTGGGGAGCTTCCGGCAACAAGGCGTTCCCAAATACCTGCAGCTGCGCACTGCGTTGGCGCGGCAGATTTCGGGGGGCGAATGGGAGGCGGGCGGCAAGCTGCCGCCCGAGGAGAAGCTCGTGACCATGTCGGGCCTGAGTCTGGGCACCGTGCAGCGCGCGCTGCGGCTTCTGGTGGACGACGGGCTGCTGGTACGCAAGCAGGGCATGGGCACGTTCGTGGCCGCGGGATCCGCGCCGATGAACGCGCCCTTCTACCACTGTCGGTTCGTCGACGACAGCGGGGAACTGCTCACGCTGTATTCAAAGGTGCTCCGTCGCGCCAAAGCCCCCGCCACCGGGCCCTGGTCGGCACACATCGGCGGCGCCCAGGTGCAGTGCATCGAGCGCTTGTTCTCGATCGCGAACGAATTCTCGATCTACGTGAACCTGTACTTCGATCCCGAGCGCTTGCCGATATTGAGCACGCTGCCGCTGGAGCAGTTGAACGGCGTCAACTTCAAGGGATTGCTATCGCGCGAGTTCCAGTTGCCGGTGACGCGCTTCGCGGAGAACCTGTCAGTCCGTTTTTTCCCGGATGCCGTCTGCAAAGCCATCAAGGTGCCGCGGCGGACATCGGGTGGCGTGATGGAAATCGTGGCCTATGACAGCGGCGGCCAGGCGGTCTATTTCCAGGAGCTGTACATCCCGCCGAACTCGCGGCGCCTGCTGGTCTCTCCCTGA
- a CDS encoding NIPSNAP family protein, with protein sequence MLVEERIYTCYCGKAAEYVRMYEAEGLAIQRPILGKMLGYFTTELGTLNQVVHLWAYESMEDRASRRATLLADERWKAYAVKVQPLVLQQENKILVPAAFSPWAKCPAY encoded by the coding sequence ATGCTTGTCGAAGAGCGCATCTACACCTGCTACTGCGGCAAGGCCGCGGAGTACGTGCGCATGTACGAAGCCGAGGGCCTGGCCATCCAGCGGCCGATCCTGGGCAAGATGCTGGGCTACTTCACGACCGAACTCGGCACGCTGAATCAGGTGGTGCACCTGTGGGCCTACGAGAGCATGGAGGACCGCGCGTCGCGACGCGCCACCCTGCTGGCCGACGAGCGCTGGAAGGCGTACGCGGTGAAAGTGCAGCCCCTGGTGCTGCAGCAGGAAAACAAGATCCTCGTGCCGGCCGCGTTTTCCCCGTGGGCCAAATGCCCCGCCTATTGA